A single Gammaproteobacteria bacterium DNA region contains:
- a CDS encoding ParA family protein, whose product MRVWSVANQKGGVGKTTTAVSLGAWLAKQGARTLLVDLDPHGSLSVWCGVDPDTVACSSYALFGEQRSMPQALVVDTAVPHLRLIPASPALATLDRQLGATRGKGHVLHRNLAFWRDEFDYVILDCPPTLGILMVNALAAADQLIIPVQTEFLALKGLERMIRTVGMISKARPRPLSYLIIASQYDPRTRASKRTLHTLRECYGDKLWDLVIPVDTLFREASERVCPLPVMQERSKGALAYRALMDCLLEAESQCAGAC is encoded by the coding sequence ATGCGTGTTTGGTCCGTGGCGAATCAGAAAGGTGGCGTTGGGAAAACGACCACCGCGGTGAGCCTCGGCGCCTGGCTGGCCAAGCAGGGCGCCCGTACGCTGTTGGTGGACCTGGATCCTCACGGTTCTTTGAGCGTCTGGTGTGGTGTGGATCCTGATACGGTGGCGTGCAGCAGCTACGCCTTGTTTGGTGAGCAGCGGTCGATGCCGCAAGCCCTGGTTGTGGATACGGCCGTGCCGCATTTGCGGCTGATTCCTGCATCGCCGGCACTGGCGACTCTGGATCGGCAGTTGGGTGCCACCAGGGGCAAGGGGCATGTGCTGCACCGCAACCTGGCGTTTTGGCGGGACGAATTCGACTACGTGATCCTGGACTGCCCGCCCACACTTGGCATCTTGATGGTCAATGCGCTGGCGGCGGCAGACCAACTCATCATACCGGTGCAGACAGAATTCCTGGCGCTGAAAGGGCTGGAGCGCATGATTCGCACGGTGGGCATGATCAGCAAGGCGCGGCCAAGGCCGCTGTCTTACCTGATCATCGCCAGTCAATATGACCCCCGGACACGGGCGTCAAAACGGACGTTGCACACGCTGCGCGAGTGTTATGGCGATAAGCTGTGGGATCTGGTGATACCGGTGGATACCCTGTTTCGCGAGGCCAGCGAGCGTGTCTGTCCGCTGCCGGTGATGCAGGAAAGATCCAAGGGCGCCCTGGCCTACAGAGCGCTGATGGACTGCCTGCTGGAAGCAGAATCCCAGTGCGCCGGGGCCTGCTGA
- a CDS encoding chemotaxis protein CheW, translating to MGQSEPAVNDTVSQWVTFRLDEETYGIDVLQVQEVLRVSEISPVPGAPPFVIGIINLRGNVVTVIDTRSRFGLMPKEIDDLSRIVVIDSNERVVGLLVDSVAEVAYVRDSQIEGAPSVGTDESSRFVSGVCNRDGHLLIMIDLEKFLGEDEF from the coding sequence ATGGGTCAGTCAGAACCTGCCGTCAACGACACGGTTTCTCAGTGGGTCACATTCAGGCTTGATGAAGAGACGTATGGCATAGACGTATTGCAAGTGCAGGAAGTCCTTAGAGTCAGCGAAATCTCACCGGTTCCGGGAGCGCCGCCCTTTGTCATCGGCATCATCAATCTGCGTGGCAATGTGGTGACCGTGATCGACACCCGCAGCCGCTTTGGCCTGATGCCCAAGGAAATCGATGATCTGTCTCGCATCGTGGTGATAGACAGCAACGAAAGAGTGGTGGGCCTGTTGGTCGACAGCGTGGCCGAGGTGGCCTATGTGCGCGACTCCCAGATCGAAGGCGCCCCCAGCGTGGGTACCGATGAAAGCAGCCGTTTTGTGTCGGGGGTCTGCAACCGCGACGGTCACCTGCTGATTATGATCGATCTGGAAAAATTCCTGGGGGAGGATGAATTCTAG
- a CDS encoding DUF2802 domain-containing protein — MNSSPAGHLSLPSEYSMFMFLITVLVLIDIALLAALVAARRRLDRASAPDLRALEALRADIKALCTGARNMGLHLETLERKYRLLVERQDRLDLYEPDKQIYDHAIRLARKGAQVDELVDHCGLARGEAELLLHVHRSQEH, encoded by the coding sequence ATGAATTCTAGCCCGGCCGGGCATCTCAGCTTACCGTCAGAGTATTCCATGTTTATGTTTCTGATTACTGTGCTGGTACTCATTGACATCGCTCTGCTCGCAGCCTTGGTGGCGGCCAGGCGCCGCCTTGACCGGGCATCCGCACCTGATTTGCGGGCGCTGGAAGCGCTGCGGGCGGACATCAAGGCGCTGTGTACCGGTGCCAGGAACATGGGTTTGCACCTGGAGACGCTGGAGCGGAAATACCGTCTCCTGGTGGAGCGTCAGGACCGCTTGGACCTGTACGAACCGGACAAACAGATTTACGATCATGCCATACGCCTGGCGCGCAAGGGGGCGCAGGTGGATGAGCTGGTCGATCACTGCGGTCTGGCCCGGGGCGAGGCGGAGTTGTTATTGCACGTACACCGCAGTCAGGAACACTAG
- a CDS encoding GGDEF domain-containing response regulator, with protein MPQQANTPEGNTGQRAKRAGLLGSSAAKFESLQQMRVLVVDDIDDNVDLLKSLLRRSGFTNLVTAHSGKEALVLLQECRSEGLSAVDAVLTDIMMPGMSGHELCRIIRATEEWEDIPVIMITANSAWQEEVVRHSYEAGATDIMFKPVRKVDLVPRVISALALKQERDLRKNKERQLEAELAERRIMEARLQHLVGHDDLTGLCNRRRLEQQLEVAVFRARKQQQHSALLYIDLDQFKLINDSEGHITGDRLLVDVGNLLRRQCSPRGLVARISADEFAVLYMDISEHDALETADALRKSMDTFRFVTDNRHYHIGASIGVSVVRPGDICSGSEILARADEACFVAKTNGRNMVHLFSAEDQAMATLRNAIQWVPRIREALANNKFKLVFQPVLDLRTNTVSRYETLIRMTADDGSLISPGQFIPVAEHMGLIHDIDSWVVSSSIDVLSKTDRSSPPLGLNINLSGHAFQDRKLLPLVKRKLEETGVDGGRITFEITETAAMSNLSQTRDMITRLRQLGCRFALDDFGSGFSSFSYLKEFPVDDLKIDGSFITNLINDPVDQTLVKSIIAIARTLNKRVVAEFVENAEVLRVLKDYGADYAQGYFIGRPSDTLLPAQ; from the coding sequence ATGCCGCAGCAAGCCAACACCCCTGAGGGCAACACCGGCCAGCGCGCCAAACGAGCCGGCCTGCTCGGCAGCAGCGCCGCCAAGTTTGAATCGTTGCAGCAAATGCGCGTGTTGGTGGTCGACGACATCGACGACAATGTCGATTTGCTGAAGTCTTTGTTGCGCCGCAGTGGTTTCACCAACCTGGTCACCGCACACAGCGGCAAAGAAGCGCTGGTGCTGCTGCAAGAATGCCGCAGCGAGGGCCTGAGCGCCGTCGATGCAGTATTGACGGACATCATGATGCCGGGGATGAGTGGTCACGAACTGTGCCGCATCATCCGCGCCACCGAAGAATGGGAAGACATTCCGGTCATCATGATCACCGCCAACAGCGCCTGGCAGGAAGAGGTGGTGCGCCACAGCTACGAGGCCGGTGCCACCGATATCATGTTCAAACCGGTCCGCAAGGTTGATCTCGTCCCGCGGGTGATTTCAGCGCTGGCGCTCAAGCAAGAACGCGATCTCAGAAAAAACAAAGAGCGCCAGCTGGAGGCGGAACTGGCGGAACGCCGCATTATGGAAGCGAGGCTGCAACACCTGGTGGGTCACGACGACCTGACCGGCTTGTGCAACCGCAGGCGGCTGGAGCAGCAACTGGAAGTGGCAGTGTTCAGGGCAAGGAAACAACAGCAGCACAGCGCCCTGCTGTACATAGACCTGGACCAGTTCAAACTGATCAATGACTCAGAAGGCCACATCACCGGAGACCGTCTGCTGGTCGATGTGGGCAATCTGCTTCGCCGGCAGTGCAGCCCCCGGGGCCTGGTGGCCAGAATCAGCGCCGATGAGTTCGCCGTCCTGTACATGGATATCTCCGAGCACGACGCCCTGGAAACCGCCGACGCCCTGAGAAAATCCATGGACACCTTTCGCTTTGTCACCGACAACCGTCACTACCATATCGGCGCCAGTATCGGCGTGTCGGTGGTACGTCCCGGGGACATTTGCAGCGGCAGCGAAATACTGGCCCGCGCGGACGAAGCCTGTTTCGTCGCCAAAACCAACGGCAGGAACATGGTCCATCTGTTCAGTGCAGAGGACCAGGCCATGGCCACGTTGCGCAATGCCATTCAATGGGTGCCCCGCATCCGTGAGGCCCTGGCCAACAATAAATTCAAACTCGTGTTCCAACCGGTGTTGGACCTGCGCACCAATACCGTGAGCCGCTATGAAACCCTGATCCGGATGACGGCTGACGACGGCTCGCTCATCTCCCCCGGGCAGTTCATCCCCGTGGCTGAACACATGGGGCTGATCCACGACATCGATTCATGGGTGGTGTCAAGCTCCATTGACGTATTGAGCAAGACGGACCGTTCGTCCCCCCCCCTGGGCCTGAATATCAATTTGTCCGGCCATGCATTTCAAGACCGCAAGCTGTTGCCGCTGGTAAAAAGGAAGCTGGAGGAAACCGGCGTTGACGGCGGCAGAATCACCTTCGAAATCACTGAAACCGCAGCCATGAGCAATCTTTCCCAGACCAGGGACATGATCACGCGCCTGCGCCAGCTGGGCTGCCGGTTCGCCCTGGACGATTTTGGATCCGGATTCAGCTCCTTCAGCTATCTGAAGGAATTTCCCGTTGACGATCTCAAGATCGACGGCTCATTCATCACCAATCTGATCAATGACCCCGTCGACCAGACACTGGTGAAATCCATCATCGCCATCGCACGCACGCTCAATAAACGGGTGGTGGCGGAATTTGTGGAAAACGCGGAGGTGTTGCGGGTGCTCAAGGATTACGGCGCGGATTACGCCCAGGGCTATTTCATCGGCCGGCCCAGCGACACTCTGCTGCCGGCGCAATAA
- the raiA gene encoding ribosome-associated translation inhibitor RaiA, translated as MKLPLQITFRNMEGSPAMEENIKNKVEKLERCFDQIIACRIVVEAMTRRRQQGNVYHVRIDVTVPGGEIAVSRDPAVSHAHEDVYVAIRDAFDAARRQLEERSQRRQRRVKHHESAPQGRVAELFPEQHYGTIETLEGRRIYFHKNSLINLSFAELSVGAYVSFSESTGDEGPQASSVKVLA; from the coding sequence ATGAAGTTGCCATTGCAGATCACCTTCCGCAATATGGAGGGTTCGCCAGCCATGGAAGAAAATATCAAAAACAAAGTGGAAAAACTGGAGCGCTGTTTCGATCAGATCATCGCATGCCGTATCGTGGTGGAGGCCATGACCCGGCGCCGCCAGCAGGGCAATGTGTATCATGTCCGTATCGATGTTACCGTGCCGGGTGGTGAGATCGCGGTAAGCCGTGACCCCGCCGTGAGCCATGCGCATGAAGATGTCTACGTGGCGATCCGCGATGCCTTCGATGCTGCCAGGCGCCAGTTGGAGGAGCGCAGTCAACGGCGCCAGCGCCGGGTCAAGCATCATGAGTCGGCACCCCAGGGGCGGGTCGCTGAACTCTTCCCCGAGCAACACTATGGCACCATAGAAACCCTGGAAGGCCGGCGTATCTACTTTCATAAAAACAGCTTGATCAATCTGAGTTTTGCTGAGCTTTCCGTGGGCGCTTATGTCAGCTTCAGCGAAAGCACTGGTGATGAAGGGCCTCAGGCCAGCAGCGTGAAGGTGTTAGCCTAA
- a CDS encoding DUF2835 family protein, which produces MSLVRFHLSIPADDYLAYYQGAARAVSVVAADGRRIEFPAAVLRPFVGHEGIYGWFEIEFDQNRRLVDIRRLQR; this is translated from the coding sequence GTGTCGCTGGTCCGCTTCCATTTGAGTATTCCCGCGGACGATTATCTCGCCTACTATCAAGGTGCCGCGCGCGCGGTGAGTGTGGTGGCGGCCGACGGCCGGAGAATCGAATTTCCGGCCGCGGTCCTGCGACCCTTTGTCGGGCATGAGGGGATCTACGGGTGGTTTGAAATTGAGTTCGACCAGAACCGGCGCCTGGTTGATATCCGGCGCCTTCAACGCTGA
- a CDS encoding DUF72 domain-containing protein produces the protein MRVGTSGWSYAHWHGVYYPARLRPDDRLAYYAREFDTVEINHSFYRLPVAETFSRWCNATPPGFVFAVKASRYITHQKKLHKAHGAARLFLERAAHLKDKLGPVLFQLPPRWRCNTGRLQAFVRRLPPGRRYAFEFRDASWHRGEVCRLLQRYGMAFCVFDLAGRSAPFAVTADFVYLRLHGPGAAYCGRYGEQGLRPWAAFARQCLADGRDVYCYFDNDESAHAVADARSLRALLRA, from the coding sequence TTGCGCGTGGGCACCTCGGGCTGGTCCTATGCGCATTGGCACGGTGTTTACTATCCCGCCAGGCTGCGGCCCGACGACCGCCTAGCTTATTATGCCCGCGAATTCGACACGGTTGAAATCAATCATTCTTTTTACCGTCTGCCCGTTGCGGAGACGTTTTCCCGCTGGTGCAATGCCACGCCGCCGGGTTTTGTTTTTGCCGTCAAGGCCAGCCGCTACATCACCCATCAGAAAAAACTGCACAAGGCTCACGGCGCCGCCCGTTTGTTTCTGGAGCGGGCGGCGCATCTCAAGGACAAACTCGGACCGGTTCTGTTTCAGCTCCCGCCGCGCTGGCGCTGCAACACCGGGCGCCTGCAGGCCTTTGTCCGCCGGCTGCCCCCGGGTCGGCGTTATGCCTTTGAATTTCGCGATGCGTCCTGGCACCGGGGGGAGGTCTGCCGCCTGCTCCAGCGCTACGGTATGGCGTTTTGTGTGTTTGATCTTGCCGGCCGCAGCGCCCCCTTTGCCGTGACGGCCGATTTTGTATATCTGCGTTTGCACGGACCGGGTGCAGCCTATTGCGGCCGCTATGGTGAACAGGGCCTGAGGCCCTGGGCGGCATTTGCACGGCAGTGCCTGGCGGACGGCCGGGACGTGTATTGTTATTTTGACAATGATGAATCGGCTCACGCGGTGGCGGATGCGCGCTCTTTGCGGGCGCTGCTCAGGGCATAG
- the uvrA gene encoding excinuclease ABC subunit UvrA: MDSIHIRGARTHNLQNVDLDLPRDRLIVITGLSGSGKSSLAFDTIYAEGQRRYVESLSSYARQFLSMMEKPDVDHIEGLSPAISIEQKSTSHNPRSTVGTVTEIYDYLRLLFARAGEPRCPDHNTVLEAQTVSQMVDQILDLPAGSKMMLLAPVVQDRKGEHLKLLDDLRMQGFVRARIDGEVFELDDPPKLDLRRKHSIEVVVDRFKVRPDIQQRLADSVETALRLSEGLVKVAFINADEGAELLFSSRYACPHCGYSLSELEPRLFSFNNPAGACPDCDGLGVHQFFDPERVVVDPGLSLAGGAVRGWDRRNAYYFQLLKSLARHYGFDIEKPFGKLRKKVREVVLYGSGEEVITFNYVSERGVRSRRTHPFEGIIPNMQRRYRETESNLVREELTKYMSTRPCPGCNGTRLRRAARHVYLAGLSLPEVTALSIAGAHEFFRTLLLPGRRGKIAAKILKEVDERLGFLVNVGLDYLSLDRAADTLSGGEAQRIRLASQIGAGLVGVMYVLDEPSIGLHQRDNQRLLDTLQRLRDLGNTVIVVEHDEDAIKAADHVVDMGPGAGVHGGRVVAQGTPQAVMANPASLTGQYLSGKLCIAVPATRTRADAGRQLIIRGATGNNLKNVDVAIPVGLMTCVTGVSGSGKSTLVNDTLYRHAARTLYGSGDEPAPCTKIAGLDLFDKVINIDQSPIGRTPRSNPATYTGLFTPIRELFAGTQEARARGYSPGRFSFNVKGGRCEACQGDGVIKVEMHFLPDVYVPCDVCKGQRYNRETLEIRFKGKNIFEVLNLTVEDALAFFDAVPVVKNKLRTLMDVGLSYIRLGQNATTLSGGEAQRVKLSRELSKRSTGRTLYILDEPTTGLHFHDIRQLLHVLHRLRDQGNTIVVIEHNLDVIKTADWIVDLGPEGGDKGGTVIASGTPEDIAAAGCSYTGRFLQTLLDGNQRAPRANDSMP; encoded by the coding sequence ATGGACAGCATTCACATACGCGGCGCCCGCACCCACAATTTGCAAAACGTTGATCTGGACCTGCCCCGTGACCGGCTGATTGTCATCACCGGCCTGTCGGGCTCGGGCAAGTCGTCCCTGGCCTTCGACACCATTTATGCCGAGGGCCAGCGGCGCTACGTGGAATCCCTGTCCAGCTATGCCCGCCAGTTTTTGTCCATGATGGAAAAACCGGACGTGGACCACATCGAGGGCCTCTCCCCCGCCATTTCCATAGAGCAGAAGTCCACCTCCCACAACCCCCGTTCCACCGTGGGCACGGTGACGGAGATCTACGACTACCTGCGCCTGCTGTTCGCCCGTGCCGGCGAGCCCCGCTGCCCGGACCACAACACGGTATTGGAAGCCCAGACCGTGAGCCAGATGGTGGATCAGATTCTGGACCTGCCAGCAGGCAGCAAAATGATGCTGCTGGCCCCCGTGGTTCAGGACCGCAAGGGCGAGCATCTGAAACTGCTGGACGATTTGCGCATGCAGGGCTTCGTGCGGGCACGCATCGACGGCGAGGTGTTTGAGCTGGACGATCCGCCCAAGCTGGATCTGCGCCGCAAACACAGCATCGAAGTGGTGGTGGACCGCTTCAAGGTGCGGCCCGACATCCAGCAACGGCTGGCGGACTCCGTGGAAACCGCGCTGCGCCTCAGCGAAGGGCTGGTGAAGGTGGCTTTCATCAACGCGGACGAAGGCGCGGAGCTGCTGTTCTCCTCCCGCTATGCCTGCCCCCATTGCGGCTACAGCCTGTCGGAGCTGGAACCCCGCTTATTCTCGTTCAACAACCCCGCCGGCGCCTGCCCCGACTGCGACGGCTTAGGGGTACATCAATTCTTCGATCCCGAGCGGGTGGTGGTTGACCCCGGCCTGAGCCTGGCTGGCGGCGCGGTGCGCGGCTGGGACCGGCGCAATGCCTACTATTTCCAGTTGTTGAAATCCCTGGCCAGGCACTACGGCTTCGACATCGAAAAGCCCTTCGGCAAGCTGCGCAAAAAAGTGCGGGAAGTGGTGCTGTACGGCAGCGGCGAGGAGGTCATCACATTCAACTACGTCTCGGAACGGGGCGTGCGATCCCGGCGCACCCACCCCTTCGAGGGCATCATCCCTAATATGCAGCGGCGCTACCGGGAAACGGAATCCAACCTGGTGCGGGAAGAACTGACCAAATACATGAGCACCCGCCCCTGTCCCGGCTGCAATGGCACCCGCTTGCGGCGTGCAGCACGTCATGTCTACCTCGCCGGGCTGAGCTTGCCCGAAGTGACGGCGCTGTCCATCGCAGGCGCCCACGAGTTTTTCCGCACCCTGCTGCTGCCGGGCCGGCGCGGCAAAATCGCGGCCAAGATTTTGAAGGAAGTGGACGAACGGCTCGGCTTTTTAGTCAACGTAGGCCTGGATTATCTCAGCCTGGACCGTGCCGCCGACACCCTCTCCGGCGGCGAAGCCCAGCGCATTCGCCTGGCCAGCCAGATCGGAGCGGGGCTGGTGGGGGTGATGTACGTGCTGGACGAGCCCTCCATCGGCCTGCACCAGCGCGACAACCAGCGCCTGCTGGACACCCTGCAACGGCTGCGCGACCTGGGCAACACCGTCATCGTGGTGGAGCACGACGAAGACGCCATCAAGGCGGCGGATCATGTGGTGGACATGGGTCCGGGCGCGGGGGTGCACGGCGGCCGGGTGGTGGCGCAAGGGACGCCGCAGGCGGTGATGGCGAATCCGGCCTCCCTTACCGGCCAGTATCTGTCGGGCAAGCTGTGCATCGCCGTGCCCGCCACACGCACCCGGGCGGATGCCGGCAGACAACTGATCATCCGCGGTGCCACAGGCAACAATCTGAAAAACGTCGATGTCGCCATCCCCGTGGGTTTGATGACATGTGTCACCGGGGTGTCCGGCTCCGGCAAGTCCACCCTGGTCAACGACACCTTGTACCGCCACGCCGCCCGTACCCTCTACGGCAGCGGCGACGAGCCGGCACCCTGCACCAAAATCGCAGGGCTGGATCTGTTCGACAAAGTGATCAACATCGACCAAAGCCCCATCGGCCGCACGCCGCGTTCCAACCCGGCCACGTACACCGGCCTGTTCACCCCCATCCGCGAGCTGTTCGCCGGCACCCAGGAAGCACGGGCCCGGGGCTATTCACCCGGCCGCTTCAGCTTCAACGTCAAAGGCGGCCGCTGCGAAGCCTGCCAGGGTGACGGTGTGATCAAAGTGGAAATGCACTTTCTGCCGGACGTGTACGTGCCCTGCGATGTGTGCAAAGGCCAACGCTACAACCGCGAGACCCTGGAAATCCGTTTCAAGGGGAAAAATATCTTTGAGGTGCTGAATCTCACAGTGGAAGACGCGCTGGCATTCTTCGACGCCGTGCCGGTGGTAAAAAACAAGCTGCGGACGCTGATGGACGTGGGCCTGAGTTACATTCGCCTGGGGCAAAATGCCACCACCCTGTCGGGCGGTGAAGCCCAACGGGTGAAACTGTCCCGCGAACTGTCCAAGCGCAGCACGGGACGCACACTGTATATTCTCGACGAACCCACTACCGGCCTGCACTTTCACGACATCCGGCAACTGCTGCACGTGCTGCACCGGCTGCGGGACCAGGGCAACACCATTGTCGTCATTGAACACAATCTGGATGTCATCAAAACGGCGGACTGGATTGTGGACCTGGGCCCCGAAGGGGGTGACAAGGGTGGCACCGTCATCGCCAGCGGCACTCCGGAAGACATCGCCGCCGCGGGGTGCTCTTACACAGGCCGATTCCTGCAAACACTGCTGGACGGCAACCAAAGGGCGCCTCGCGCGAACGACTCTATGCCCTGA
- a CDS encoding MFS transporter, whose translation MTPTERRAAVSLAAIFTTRMLGLFMILPVFALYAEHLDGVTPALVGLAIGIYGLSQAVLQIPFGLMSDRLGRKPVIAFGLVVFALGSVVAAVADSITGVIIGRALQGSGAIAAAVMALAADLTREEHRLKAMATIGASIGLAFTVSLILGPVLNHWIGVPGIFWLTALLALVGIAILYLWVPTPGHSQVHRDAEPVLSSFGAVLRDGELLRLDFGIFTLHMLLTASFVVVPLALRDHAGLATAFHWVVYLGVMVVALAAMVPLVIIGEKRRKLKQIFVTAVAMLGVGELLLLLGWESLPGIVLALLVFFTAFNVLEATLPSLVAKVAPADKKGTAMGVYSSSQFLGAFAGGALGGGLHGALGLSGVFGFCTVAAAVWVAVAATMAPPRYLSSRLLHVGPLGEAEAMALAERLRAVPGVEEAVVAGEEGVAYLKVDHQRLAEDALREFSTGQS comes from the coding sequence ATGACGCCCACAGAGCGCCGCGCCGCCGTATCGCTGGCGGCGATATTCACCACCCGCATGCTGGGTCTGTTCATGATTCTGCCCGTGTTTGCCCTTTACGCCGAACACCTGGACGGGGTGACGCCCGCGCTGGTGGGGCTGGCCATCGGCATTTACGGCCTGTCCCAGGCAGTCCTGCAAATCCCCTTCGGGCTGATGTCCGACCGCTTAGGTCGCAAGCCGGTGATTGCCTTTGGCCTGGTGGTGTTCGCCCTGGGCAGCGTGGTGGCTGCGGTGGCGGATTCTATCACAGGGGTTATCATCGGCCGCGCCCTGCAGGGCAGCGGCGCCATCGCTGCGGCGGTGATGGCGCTGGCGGCGGATCTCACCCGCGAGGAGCACCGCCTCAAGGCCATGGCCACCATCGGCGCCAGCATCGGCCTGGCCTTTACCGTTTCCCTGATTCTCGGCCCCGTGCTCAACCACTGGATCGGTGTGCCCGGTATCTTCTGGCTGACGGCGCTTCTGGCCCTGGTGGGGATAGCTATTCTCTACCTGTGGGTGCCGACCCCCGGCCACAGCCAGGTCCACCGGGATGCGGAGCCGGTGTTGTCCTCCTTCGGTGCGGTGCTGCGCGACGGCGAATTGCTGCGGCTGGATTTCGGCATTTTCACCCTGCACATGCTGCTCACGGCCAGTTTCGTCGTGGTGCCGCTGGCGCTGCGCGATCATGCCGGCCTGGCCACCGCTTTTCATTGGGTGGTGTATCTGGGCGTCATGGTGGTGGCACTGGCGGCCATGGTGCCATTGGTCATCATTGGTGAGAAGCGGCGCAAGCTCAAGCAGATATTCGTTACCGCCGTTGCCATGCTGGGAGTGGGTGAGTTGCTGCTGTTGCTGGGTTGGGAGTCCCTGCCCGGGATTGTCCTGGCGCTGCTGGTGTTTTTTACCGCCTTCAATGTCCTGGAGGCTACCCTGCCTTCCCTGGTCGCGAAGGTCGCGCCCGCAGACAAAAAGGGGACGGCCATGGGGGTCTATTCCAGCTCCCAGTTTTTGGGCGCCTTTGCCGGTGGCGCCCTGGGCGGGGGCTTGCACGGCGCCCTGGGCCTGTCCGGCGTGTTCGGATTTTGCACCGTGGCGGCGGCGGTCTGGGTGGCGGTGGCGGCCACCATGGCACCGCCGCGTTATCTCAGCAGCCGGCTGCTGCACGTCGGGCCGCTGGGGGAGGCAGAGGCAATGGCGCTGGCGGAGCGTCTGCGCGCCGTTCCCGGGGTGGAGGAGGCGGTGGTGGCCGGGGAGGAGGGCGTGGCTTATTTGAAAGTGGACCATCAGCGTCTGGCGGAAGACGCTCTGCGTGAGTTTTCCACCGGGCAGTCGTAA
- the ssb gene encoding single-stranded DNA-binding protein produces MARGVNKVILIGNLGRDPEVRYMPSGSAVANVSVATTDSWKDKQTGENQERTEWHNVVFFGRLAEIAGEYLKKGGKVYVEGSLRTRKWQDKEGRDRYTTEVVASEMQMLDSRGTAGGSATARDNGTDWDRPAQAPSAQAPSAAASSGPAQDFDDDIPF; encoded by the coding sequence ATGGCACGAGGCGTCAACAAAGTGATTTTGATCGGTAACCTGGGTCGTGATCCCGAAGTGCGCTACATGCCCAGCGGCTCCGCGGTCGCCAACGTCTCGGTGGCCACCACTGACAGCTGGAAGGACAAGCAGACGGGGGAGAACCAGGAGCGCACCGAGTGGCACAATGTGGTGTTTTTCGGGCGGCTGGCGGAAATCGCCGGCGAATACCTGAAAAAAGGCGGCAAGGTTTACGTGGAAGGGAGTCTGCGTACCCGCAAGTGGCAGGACAAGGAAGGCCGCGACCGCTATACCACCGAGGTGGTGGCCTCGGAGATGCAGATGCTGGACAGCCGCGGGACCGCGGGCGGCAGTGCCACAGCGCGCGACAACGGCACTGACTGGGACCGGCCGGCGCAGGCCCCGTCCGCGCAGGCCCCGTCCGCCGCCGCCTCCTCCGGTCCGGCGCAGGATTTCGATGACGATATTCCCTTTTAG